One window from the genome of Crassostrea angulata isolate pt1a10 chromosome 2, ASM2561291v2, whole genome shotgun sequence encodes:
- the LOC128173930 gene encoding uncharacterized protein LOC128173930, producing MSAFSSEDLATNLKDLDLHGEEKPLQRSLGLNWDVNNDAFLFQLSTDIKPVTRRGLLSTVNGIFDPLGFLAPVTIYGKLLLRELIAQTQNWDEPLPDDLASLWNSWKCSLNVLEDLRIQRTYVTDLSRAVTKELHVFSDVSEKAIAAVTYLRTTDSEGQVKLGFVLGKAKVAPISGHTIPRLELCASVLAVEIAQLALEHLNLHIDCVMYYTDSKVVLGYICNESRRFYTYVANRVERIRKLTTPSQWNYVPTDRNPADLATRCLPAVELQDSSWLQGPKQLMLKKEQQYDGNEHLLIAPDTDKEIRPVVSSMKTRTLDKISSQPESVTDRFQRFSDWKRLISAMNYLRYLLFKFKGQDIDSKAVIDRHQETEHYVIKAVQSEVYYEEIDCIRRHEPLPRKSPIANLNPFLDEQELLRVGGRIGNSSLSLREKKPLIIPGRHHIATLIVRHNHEKVQHQGRHFTEGAIRAAGLWIIGAKRHVSSVIYKCVTCRKLRGKMQCQIMADLPADCLDPSPPFTNVGVDAFGPWSIVTRKTRGGSANSKRWGILFTCLVTRAVHIEVVEEMSSSAFINAVRRFTAIRGPVKTFRSDQGTNFVGAVDHLRIDAIYVDDEPLKKYLHNSGTVWIFNPPHASHMGGAWERMIGITRRILDSMLIGASGKTLTHDVLNTFMAEVAAIINSRPLVPVSTDPDFPLILTPAMLLTQKTEYKFEANSLGEFQDRDMFKCEWKRVQALASVFWARWKKEYLPLLQSRRKWTESRRDITEGDVVLIKDKTVNQNCWPLGIVVKVFKSSDNHVRKAEIRTIVNEKPTVYVRPVVDMILLLESDSCV from the coding sequence ATGTCAGCATTTTCGAGTGAAGACCTAGCAACCAACCTTAAGGACTTGGATCTACATGGGGAAGAGAAACCTCTTCAACGCAGCCTTGGCCTCAACTGGGATGTAAACAACGATGCCTTTCTATTCCAACTGTCTACGGACATCAAACCTGTCACAAGAAGAGGTTTACTTTCAACAGTGAATGGTATTTTTGACCCTCTAGGCTTTCTAGCCCCAGTGACGATCTATGGTAAACTGCTTCTCAGGGAACTCATCGCACAGACTCAAAACTGGGATGAGCCACTTCCTGATGATCTAGCATCCCTCTGGAATTCCTGGAAGTGTTCCCTTAATGTACTTGAGGATTTGAGAATTCAACGTACGTATGTTACAGATCTAAGCAGAGCTGTGACAAAGGAACTTCACGTGTTCAGCGACGTCTCGGAAAAGGCTATAGCAGCCGTCACCTACCTACGTACTACAGACAGCGAAGGACAAGTCAAGCTTGGATTTGTTCTAGGCAAAGCCAAAGTCGCACCCATTAGTGGACACACTATTCCACGACTGGAATTGTGCGCATCGGTGTTAGCAGTGGAAATAGCTCAGCTTGCCCTGGAACACCTGAACCTACATATCGACTGTGTGATGTATTATACCGACAGCAAGGTAGTTTTAGGCTACATTTGCAATGAATCCAGAAGATTCTACACCTACGTCGCCAATAGAGTGGAACGTATCAGGAAGCTCACTACCCCTAGCCAGTGGAATTATGTTCCCACCGATCGTAACCCAGCAGACCTTGCAACAAGATGTTTACCTGCAGTTGAACTTCAAGACAGCTCTTGGCTACAAGGACCAAAACAactaatgttgaaaaaagaGCAACAGTATGATGGGAATGAACATTTACTCATCGCTCCGGATACAGACAAAGAAATCCGTCCAGTTGTTTCGTCAATGAAAACCCGCACATTAGACAAAATCAGTAGTCAACCAGAAAGTGTGACTGATCGATTTCAGCGATTTAGTGATTGGAAAAGACTCATTTCTGCTATGAACTATCTTAGGTACTTACTTTTTAAGTTCAAAGGTCAAGACATTGATTCAAAGGCAGTGATTGATAGGCACCAGGAGACAGAACACTATGTCATCAAAGCAGTGCAGTCTGAAGTCTACTATGAGGAGATTGACTGTATTCGACGCCATGAGCCTCTCCCTAGGAAAAGCCCAATAGCTAACCTTAACCCATTCCTGGACGAACAAGAACTACTTAGAGTCGGAGGCCGTATAGGGAATTCAAGCTTGAGCCTTAGGGAGAAGAAACCTTTGATCATACCTGGACGCCATCACATAGCCACCCTTATAGTTCGACACAACCACGAGAAGGTTCAGCACCAAGGACGCCACTTCACCGAAGGAGCCATTAGGGCTGCAGGGCTCTGGATAATCGGTGCTAAACGGCATGTGTCTTCCGTCATTTATAAGTGTGTGACATGTCGAAAACTGAGAGGGAAGATGCAGTGTCAGATTATGGCTGACTTGCCAGCGGACTGTCTAGACCCATCACCACCCTTTACCAATGTAGGTGTGGATGCGTTCGGACCTTGGTCTATTGTTACACGTAAGACCCGAGGAGGCAGCGCAAATTCAAAGCGGTGGGGAATACTGTTTACCTGCTTAGTTACCAGAGCAGTACACATTGAAGTAGTGGAAGAGATGAGTTCATCTGCTTTCATCAACGCCGTCAGGAGATTCACCGCTATACGGGGTCCGGTTAAAACATTTCGTTCTGATCAAGGCACCAATTTTGTTGGGGCTGTGGACCACTTGCGCATTGATGCCATATATGTTGATGATGAACCCTTGAAGAAGTATCTTCACAACTCTGGTACCGTATGGATTTTTAACCCTCCTCATGCCTCTCACATGGGTGGGGCATGGGAGAGGATGATAGGGATCACCCGCAGGATACTCGACTCCATGCTGATTGGTGCCAGTGGAAAGACATTAACTCACGATGTCCTGAACACATTCATGGCGGAGGTTGCTGCCATCATTAACTCCAGGCCACTCGTCCCAGTCTCCACTGATCCGGATTTTCCACTGATACTCACCCCAGCGATGTTGCTAACCCAGAAGACTGAGTATAAATTCGAGGCCAATTCCCTGGGAGAATTCCAAGATCGAGACATGTTTAAATGTGAATGGAAACGTGTCCAAGCTTTGGCAAGTGTGTTTTGGGCACGTTGGAAGAAAGAGTATCTTCCATTACTACAGAGTCGCCGGAAATGGACAGAGAGTCGACGGGATATTACCGAAGGAGATGTGGTTCTCATCAAAGACAAGACTGTGAATCAGAACTGTTGGCCTCTGGGTATAGTCGTCAAGGTCTTCAAGAGTTCCGACAACCACGTTCGAAAAGCCGAAATTCGCACCATAGTGAATGAGAAGCCCACTGTTTATGTCAGACCAGTGGTTGATATGATTCTTCTCCTTGAAAGCGATTCATGTGTGTAG
- the LOC128171831 gene encoding uncharacterized protein LOC128171831, whose amino-acid sequence MVILIGTGVCACCRQKLTMSFKQHEVSQKDEATETEDDLSCMKPTENEKCIHEETQGIIKRIKDCERHSQEQSYELSGSISSSQTVFDSQQSQSSVCNQVRLNMFNQILLSFNKIL is encoded by the exons ATGGTTATACTGATTGGCACAG GAGTTTGTGCGTGCTGCAGACAGAAGTTGACAATGTCGTTTAAACAACATGAGGTCAGTCAAAAGGATGAGGCGACCGAAACAGAAGATGAC TTGTCCTGTATGAAACCTACAGAGAATGAAAAGTGTATTCATGAGGAAACGCAGGGGATTATTAAAAGGATAAAA gATTGTGAAAGGCATTCCCAAGAACAATCATATGAATTATCAGGCAGCATTTCCTCAAGTCAGACAGTTTTTGACAGCCAGCAGTCACAGTCTTCTGTTTGCAACCAGGTTAGATTAAatatgtttaatcaaattttgctCTCCTTTAACAAAATCCTGTGA